From the genome of Burkholderia cepacia ATCC 25416:
AGCCGGCTCCGCCAGCACGCGCGGCACATCCCTGGCCGCATCGGCGAGCAACACGAGCGCGTGCTCGACATCGCTGGTGTACGCGACCTGCACCGCAACCTTCGCGTAGCCGCGCGTCAGGTACGACGACTGGTTCTGCACGACGTCGGTGATCAGCTTCTCGTTCGGAATCAGCGTCTCGTTGCCGTCGAGGCCGCGCACGACCGTGTAGCGCGTGCGAATCTGCGTGACGACGCCCTGCAGCCCGCCGACGCTGATCGCGTCGCCGAGCCGCAGCGAGCGGTCGAGCAGGATGATGAAGCCCGACACGTAGTTGCTGGCGATTTTCTGCAGCCCGAAACCGAGGCCGACACCCACCGCGCCGCCGAACACGCCGAGCACCGTCACGTCGATGCCGACCAGCGACAGCCCGATCAGGATCGCCGCGAATACCAGCAACGCGCGGCCGACCCGCGACAGCACGACCTTCAGGTTCGCGTCGAGCGTGCTTGCGCGCGTGAGGCGATCCTCGAGCACCGAGCCCAGCCACATCGCGACCATCAGCGTCACGCATACCCACAGCGCGCCGGAAATCACCGACAGCAGCGTGAGGTGCGCGTTGGCGACGCGGAACTGCACGCTGTCGAGCCAGCCCAGCACGTCGCGCTGAATGCCCAGCACGGTCAGCACCATCGCGGCCCACACGACGGTCGACACGATTTTCTCGACGATCGACAGCCACGCATGCGTGTGGCCGTCGCGCGCGAACACGCGCCGCGCGAAGAAGAACAGCACGTAGATCAGCCCGATGCCGAACAGCGGCACGAGCGCCAGCGACAGCAGCGACGTCGACATGAACGGGTCGAACGCGAGCTGCGCGGCGCCGACGAAGACGCTGCCGAACAACGGGAACAGCGCGCGCTTCAGGCTTTGCGCGCCCGCGCCGGGTGCGCGGCCGGCCGCCCGGCGGCGTGCATCGATGCGGCCGTGCACGAAGCGCGCGGTCACCCATGCGAAACACAGCGCGCCGACGAGGATCGCCGCCTGCCAGATCATCACCGGCTGGTGGAAGTCGCGAATGATCGATTCCAGCCGATGCGACAGCAGGCGGCTCTGCAGATTTTCCATCGTCAGTCCGGGCGGTCGTTACTGCGCAGCGCGCCGTTCGAGGACGGCGGCGAAGAAACCGTCGGTTGCGTGACGGTGCGGCCACAACGACAGGTAGTCGCCGGTCTCGAGCGCGATGCGCTGGTCATCCAGCACCTTCTGCGCCGGCACCAGCACGAACTCGGGATGGTCGGCCAGGAACTGCTCGACGATGCGTTCGTTCTCGGCGTCGAGCACGCTGCAGGTGGCGTAGACGAGCCGGCCGCCCTTCTTCACCAGGCGCGCGGCGCTCGCGAGGATCGACGCCTGCTTCGGCGTGAGTTCATCGATCGCGGTGCGCGTCTGGCGCCACTTCAGGTCCGGATTGCGGCGCAGCGTGCCGAGGCCGCTGCACGGCGCGTCGACCAGCACGCGGTCGATCTTGCCGGCGAGCCGCTTGATCTTCGCGTCGTGCTCGCTGTCGATCAGCACCGGGTTCACGTTCGACAGCCCGCTGCGTGCGAGGCGCGGCTTCAGCTTCGCGAGGCGCTTCTCCGACACGTCGAACGCATAGAGGCGCCCGGTCGAGCGCATCATCGCGCCCAGCGCGAGCGTCTTGCCGCCCGCGCCCGCGCAGAAATCGACGACCATCTCGCCGCGGCGCGGCGCGACCAGCGAACACAGCAGCTGGCTGCCTTCGTCCTGCACCTCGATCGCGCCTTCCTCGAACAGCTTCAGGCGCGTCAGCGCCGGCTTGCCGACCACGCGCACGCCGAACGGTGCGAACGGCGTCGCGCCCGCGTCGATGCCGCTCGCGCGCAGCCCGTCGATGACCTGGTCGCGGCTCGCCTTCTGCGCGTTGGCGCGCAGGTCGAGCGGCGCCGGATAGTTCAGCGCGGCGGCAAGCTGCGCGAGCTCGTCGGCGTCGAAACGGGCCGACAGCGCCTGGTGAATCCAGTCGGGCAGGTTCGTGCGAATGCGCACGGGCAGGCTCGCCGGGTCGATTTTCGACACGTGCTCGAGCCACGCCGACTCGGTGTCCGACAGGAACGGCTTCAGCGCATTGCGGCCGACCGTCTGCATCAGGCCGAGCAGCGTGAGGCGTCGTGCCGGCGTACCGGTGCCGCTCTCGGCGAGGTGCGAAAACTCCATTTTCCGGCGCAGCACCGCGAACACCGCCTCGGCGATCACGCCGCGCTCTGCGTGCCCGAGCTTCGGGTGCGCGCGGAAGA
Proteins encoded in this window:
- a CDS encoding mechanosensitive ion channel family protein; translation: MENLQSRLLSHRLESIIRDFHQPVMIWQAAILVGALCFAWVTARFVHGRIDARRRAAGRAPGAGAQSLKRALFPLFGSVFVGAAQLAFDPFMSTSLLSLALVPLFGIGLIYVLFFFARRVFARDGHTHAWLSIVEKIVSTVVWAAMVLTVLGIQRDVLGWLDSVQFRVANAHLTLLSVISGALWVCVTLMVAMWLGSVLEDRLTRASTLDANLKVVLSRVGRALLVFAAILIGLSLVGIDVTVLGVFGGAVGVGLGFGLQKIASNYVSGFIILLDRSLRLGDAISVGGLQGVVTQIRTRYTVVRGLDGNETLIPNEKLITDVVQNQSSYLTRGYAKVAVQVAYTSDVEHALVLLADAARDVPRVLAEPAPTPYLVSFGADGIDLELGFWIEDSAKGTSGVRSTVNRNIWRLFSEHGISIPFPQREVRVVGLPDGFSAAGVAAGNGAADGRAPAA
- a CDS encoding RsmB/NOP family class I SAM-dependent RNA methyltransferase, which gives rise to MKLHGFLIGQTETLLAEVLKFAGPADATTSRFFRAHPKLGHAERGVIAEAVFAVLRRKMEFSHLAESGTGTPARRLTLLGLMQTVGRNALKPFLSDTESAWLEHVSKIDPASLPVRIRTNLPDWIHQALSARFDADELAQLAAALNYPAPLDLRANAQKASRDQVIDGLRASGIDAGATPFAPFGVRVVGKPALTRLKLFEEGAIEVQDEGSQLLCSLVAPRRGEMVVDFCAGAGGKTLALGAMMRSTGRLYAFDVSEKRLAKLKPRLARSGLSNVNPVLIDSEHDAKIKRLAGKIDRVLVDAPCSGLGTLRRNPDLKWRQTRTAIDELTPKQASILASAARLVKKGGRLVYATCSVLDAENERIVEQFLADHPEFVLVPAQKVLDDQRIALETGDYLSLWPHRHATDGFFAAVLERRAAQ